The proteins below come from a single Alnus glutinosa chromosome 9, dhAlnGlut1.1, whole genome shotgun sequence genomic window:
- the LOC133877834 gene encoding fasciclin-like arabinogalactan protein 16 produces MDFLICGVSKLVSISYLCLFAGICLALPESSNNRSSSGSGTGQISSNSVLVALLDSHYTEVAELVEKALLLQTLEETVGKHNITIFAPRNDALERDLDPEFKRFLLEPGNLKSLQKLLMFHIIPTRIRSDHWPSESETRKHRTLSNEHLHLARPGGERTVDRAKVIHPDSVTRPDGVIHGIERLLIPQSVQDDFNNRRSLRSISAIKPEGAPEVDPRTHRLKKPAPPAKPGSPPVLPIYDALAPGPSLAPAPAPGPGGPHHHFNGEAQVKDFIQTLLHYGGYNEMADILVNLTSLATEMGRLVSEGYVLTVLAPNDEAMAKLTTDQLSEPGAPEQIMYYHLIPEYQTEESMYNAVRRFGKVKYDTLRLPNKVVAQEADGSVKFGQGDGSAYLFDPDIYTDGRISVQGIDGVLFPPEEVELKTEVKTSQPTKAVAKPRRGKLMEVACRMLGTFGQDSRFTTCQ; encoded by the exons ATGGATTTTCTCATCTGTGGTGTCTCAAAGCTAGTGTCTATATCTTATCTTTGTCTCTTCGCCGGAATATGCCTTGCATTGCCTGAATCTTCCAACAACAGGTCGTCCTCTGGGTCGGGCACCGGCCAGATAAGCTCCAACTCGGTCCTGGTGGCTCTGCTGGACTCGCATTACACGGAAGTGGCCGAGCTGGTGGAGAAGGCTTTGCTCTTGCAGACGCTGGAAGAGACTGTCGGGAAGCACAACATCACCATCTTCGCTCCCAGGAACGATGCGCTAGAGCGCGATCTCGACCCGGAGTTCAAGCGGTTCTTGCTGGAGCCCGGCAATCTCAAGTCGCTCCAGAAGCTCTTGATGTTCCACATAATCCCCACCCGGATCAGATCCGACCATTGGCCGAGCGAGTCAGAGACCCGGAAGCACCGAACTCTCTCCAACGAGCATCTCCACCTGGCGCGTCCAGGCGGGGAGAGAACTGTGGATCGCGCCAAGGTGATCCACCCGGATTCGGTGACCCGACCCGACGGCGTGATCCACGGAATCGAACGGCTCCTGATTCCCCAGTCCGTCCAGGACGACTTCAACAACCGCCGGAGCCTCCGTTCCATCTCCGCCATCAAACCCGAGGGAGCCCCCGAAGTCGACCCCAGGACGCATCGCCTGAAAAAACCGGCACCGCCGGCCAAACCCGGTTCTCCGCCGGTTCTTCCGATCTACGACGCTTTGGCGCCCGGACCTTCGCTGGCTCCGGCACCGGCACCGGGACCCGGCGGGCCTCACCACCACTTCAACGGAGAGGCCCAGGTCAAGGACTTCATCCAGACCCTCCTACACTACGGTGGGTACAACGAGATGGCCGATATTTTGGTGAACCTGACCTCCTTGGCCACCGAGATGGGCCGGTTGGTCTCGGAGGGGTACGTGCTGACTGTTCTGGCGCCAAACGACGAGGCCATGGCTAAGCTGACGACGGACCAGCTGAGCGAACCGGGCGCACCGGAGCAGATAATGTACTACCACCTGATACCGGAGTACCAAACGGAGGAGAGCATGTACAATGCAGTGAGGAGGTTCGGGAAGGTGAAGTACGATACGCTGCGTTTGCCGAATAAGGTGGTGGCCCAGGAGGCAGACGGGTCGGTCAAGTTCGGGCAGGGTGACGGGTCGGCGTACTTGTTCGACCCGGATATCTACACGGACGGTCGGATCTCGGTGCAGGGGATCGATGGGGTTTTGTTCCCGCCGGAGGAGGTGGAGCTCAAGACGGAGGTGAAGACGAGTCAGCCCACCAAGGCTGTGGCCAAACCCAGGAGAG GGAAATTGATGGAGGTAGCATGCCGAATGCTTGGAACCTTTGGACAGGATTCTCGATTTACTACTTGCCAATAA